The Liolophura sinensis isolate JHLJ2023 chromosome 8, CUHK_Ljap_v2, whole genome shotgun sequence sequence TCCAGCATAACTAGCCTGGTCTGAAACTATTCTTATAAATTTAATTAACATAAGTTAATATCCTGCAATACGAAAACCGCTTAATAAAATATAAGCTCCACtaatgatattttcaaaatactcAACTCAGTTATACATTGTCTGACCAGATAAGTGGTGGCAGGCTGGAAAATGAGGGCAACCAGAAgcacatagctacatgtaatactgtataAGTGTATCGTTACTTTTTCTCTGATATCCCGACTGGCATGACACATGAAAACCGAAATCATTGACGTGTGGATGTGCGAATCATTCCAGTTTCTACAAATCTGGGTTATCGGCCCATTTGTTCACGCCACACCTTTTCCCGCACAGTCGGTGCTCAGGTCTAACGCCCAATGGCCATTGTCGTCttacaatatataaaaaatacatcaacGGTTTGCTCACAATATGCCATCGAAACTAGAAGAAAACTACATGTGCACAGCTTAGGCCAGAAAGGTTCCACATTCTTTATCGTCATTTTCTATGCATAAATCGTCTTTACAATTCAAACATTGATGCAGGATCGTCTTTAATTTTTTGATGAACGTTATAGTTTTGTTGAACACATCGAGGTTCTCCACCATATCCATAACGCTCAATCTCCACTGTAGGAGGTGAATTGTCCGAGGCCTGTTTCAACTCCATGTAAACAGCGTTTTTGGAGCCCATTGATGGGTCTTCTGTGAAGTAGTTGTAGGGGAGCAGGAAGAACTGTAGATGTGCCCCCGGCGTAGTTGTAATGGGTAGATCCTCAGTATGAGGAATGTGATGGATGCCCATCGTTATCCAGGCTACAAGATCCTACAACAACAATAGCAATGgcagatattattattatatattacagTAATAAAAGATGAAATAATAACACAACTTTCCATTTCAAAATTGGCCATAAAATATGTGGTCTTGCTgtaacacaggtgtgttttGCATGTTAAGAGAACCCGCTTTATCTTTATAAAATCCTTTTCATTCCTGGCAGACAATAAGcataaaatatacaacaacagcatgttCACAGCCGAACGCGTGGTGCCGAGACAACGTCGCTATGTATATGGTGACGGTTTAGTGGCGTTAGGGGCCTTCATgatcgaggtggttagcacgccagcacgagGCAATGACCGAgatgtctctcaccaatgcgtcgccctgagttcaagtccagctcattctggcttgctctccggcctTATGTTGGTCTACCAGCAACATGCGAATGGTCgtgtgctggccgccgtcgtataagtgaaatatccctgagtacggcacaaaacaccaatcaaataaataaatttcgtgGCGTCAGTATTTCAATAGCCGCAAACTACGGTGAAGGAATACAGTCAGTTTCGTCGCAAAATATAAACGCCCACGTCAGCCTGAAGCTGACAAATATATAGTTAGGTTTATCTATATCTTAACATTCACAAGTTTACACATACCTCGTCTACGATGGACTCATCGTCATCAAGGAAGTCTTGGAAGCGAACTACAGGATCGTGGGCGTCCCAGGCAGCAAACAGAGAACTGCTCTGCTTCTCTACGTCTTTGTACTTGGTAACCGCCATCTGGTATCTGGCCCAGGTAATGGAACTTTCGTGTCCACGATTTTCCGATAGAGTTTGTTTGGACATACCACCAATCGTAATTCGGTACGATCTAGGTACACCATGTTTGGTTTTGAACTTGTCGTTGTTAAACAGCATATATTTTGGTTGATCAAAGTTAAATTTATATGCAGCTGTCTTTTCTGTAGTTCGCACATTACTCTGAAAATAAACTTGTTCGTATGTCTGGGCAGACTTTAATGTTGAAAATTCGTCATTTGGTGCCGATTCTATTTTgaaatccaaagtttcaaatctGTTTGAGGTGCCCAGTATATCAACATCCACTTTAAAGTTAAATAGGTGATGATGAACATTGCCAACTATGTTGTCGTGAATTTGGAAGCCATACTTATTTTCCGATGGGGAAAAAGCACTGGACACGATGTAACCCGTTGATATAGCTTTGACCTCAACAGCTCCATTCTGGTGAAATATGAAGTCGAAAATGTAGTCGTAATTTGCAACAGTTATAATGGATCTCATGATAAGGACATCATCCATCATTCCTCCGTAGAATGATCCATGGTGTTTCATATATGAATGATGTCTTCGCAAAGGCACGCCTGTAGCTTGCTCAAATATGCAAAAGGCATTTTCATATACTACCGGTTCGGTGGAGTCTTCTGTGAGGTGTCTAGAGGGAATGAAAACGGAGTGCTCTGGACAATCCGTTCCGGGCACTAAAGCCCTAGATGCAATGCCAAGACGAGCCATACTGTCCACGTAATCCGCAAACCTTTGTGCGGGATTACTGCCCGAGTAAAAAACTGCTATTTCCTGCAGACTAATTTCGTACGCAATTCTCTCCCCTTGATACCTTACATCAAACAACATTGGACCTGTTGTAGTAGACATACGATATTCAAACGCCCAGCCCATATACTCAACATGTTGTCCTTTGATCGTATAACGCTTTCCATCCGGCTCAACCTGAATTGGACTTCGCAGAGACTTTGTGGGAAAAGACTTGCCACGTTGATGCAAACTGGAAAAGTCACCAGCTTCCGGAAAAGTAACCTTGAGTTTTTTGACGTCGTTATTGTTATACGCTGACACAAGTTCATCCATGCTATCGAACAATCTTTGGTTGTACCACACTCTTACTAGTTTGTACCCTGAAGAATCCTTGCTGTCTAAGTTAACCATTATCTTGAAATCTAACGGATGTAGAAGGTGATAACCAGCATGTTGGTTGATAGAAAACCAAAAATTTCTTGTCACTTTGCCGAAGTTTGACGTTGACACAGTGGTCGgataaaatgtcaaacatttctTTCCACAATTCGTGAATGTAGCATCAAAACTTTCCAGCAAAAGTTGCCTCCCTTTTTTTTCTACTTCTCCTATGAATATATTCTCATACACAGCACCAAATTCTACAAACGTGATTGGCCTATAAGCAAAAGGCACACAGCCCTTTCCGTTTTTGTACATGATGCTGTGAAATGTTGGAATCGGCAGAGGGCCCACCtcgtattcttgaatacagggCACAGCTAAATCTCTTCGGAATATTACTACCTTTGCACGGCGCTCTGGGGCTTCCCCTTTCTTATCCAGATGATTTAGCGTAACTGTTTTGTTTGGGATGTTTAACTCCACAAGATATATAAAACTTGTGTTCATTCCTGCCAACGTTGCTTTCGCAAGGTGTAGTTCGTTTTGCTGGTGGAGATAAGACATCACGGAGCGCAGTTCTGCAGTTGTTAGGTCTGAAAACACCCTCGGGTTGTCCTGTTCGCTGATGTCTATGTTTTCATCACCAGAGGCACAATGTGGGATGGCTTTTTCCTCCAGTTCTTTGTGTGAAAGGACCAGAACAACAGCTAGAGCTACTGCCAAACCGACTACCAGAATTCCACAAAGGATACCGCATTCCTTCCAGCAACCGTGCCGACGTTGTGGATACTCGCTAACCATTGTGAATGATCTgtggaaaaaaacatgacagttCATCAAAAGGTATCTTCCTTAATTATCTCATACTTTTGCAtttaaagcgtttttttttttttttttttttttttttttgcctagtTTGCTGGTTTCCCCCATCCACAACCTGAATCATATTTTAAGACGTGAATAACAATTGTGCTCAAGACGAAAGAAATAAGCTCTTTTAATGTAAGATTTCTttaccatatttacaaatatttttccagattttaaatgtattttactaaCCCCATGCTTATTGTTTATTCTATTCATATTAAagtatatttgattgatttatttacttgattggtgttttaagccgtactcaagaatatttcacttatactacggcgaccaacattatggtgggaggaaaccgggcacagcccaggagaaacccacgaccatccgcaggttgttgtaagaccttcccacctacgaccggagaggaagcgagcatgagctgaacttgaactcatagcgaccgcattggtgagagactcctgggtcattacgctgtgctagcgcgctaaccaactgagccacggaggccccctactAAAGTATAAACGAATGGCTTGTCAATGGTCGTCCTAATCTCATGACTGAATCATCATGAGTGAATCATCATGTCTGAATCATCATGAGTGAATCATCATGAGTGAATCATCACTACTCAGCATCACATTAACAATACTGTATCTATATGGCGCCGCATAAAATTGGATGCCTTAAACATTTAAGACTCATATATTTGTGGCTTCCAACCAACCCACAATCTTTATACATGAAAACTTAATTACtataaaaattttaagaaataaacGTTACATATTTACACCTTGGCAAAGTATATAATTTTATTGcactaaatgtatgtatttgtttgattggtgttttacgtcgtactcaataatatttcacttatacgacggcggccagcattatggtgggaagaaaccgggcacagcccggagaaacccacgaccgtccgcaggttgctattcCATTAAAGAAAGTATGCATTCAAAGTGAATTAAACCACATAATGCGGGTACCACTTAGCGTATTATATTGCGATGTAATATTACCAAGTTTTCACGACCGGTGTTCTTTAATGGGCAAATTTGGTCACCTACAGCTGACTGGATCCAACCTGTTTTCATATTATGGATAGCGTGTCTGGCCTTTAGCATGTCTGTTTCAAGTTGAGTACTCTTTAGTGTAGAACATTGCTTATAACAGATTGATCAAAATCAAGCAGCGTAATCTGTTGTCTACATCATTTCTTGCAACAAATCAGTTTAAGAGATGTGTACTCTCGAGAGTAAAATGCTGCGTCTAGCACACTTCCTTCAAGAGGTGTACCCTCTGGTATGGAACATAACAGACCAGTTCCAAGCTGTAAACTCTCTAGAGTGGAGCATTGTTCATGGCAGAATAGTTTCAAGCTGTGTACTCTCCAGCGTAGAACATTGCTTGGAACTAACCAGTTTCAAGCTATATACTCTCAAGTGTAAACCAATGCTTATAACTAACCATTTTCAAGTGTAGAACGTTGCTTATAAAAGACCAGTTTCAAGTTGTGTACTTTCTATTGTGGAAAAGTGAATTCTAAATTGTCCCAGGTGTATCACGTGAATTCTGTAGTAAAGAAGATAACTCTTGTATACCATGTGTGTACTCTGTTAAGGGGGAACGTTGCCTGTCCATAACATTCCGTTTCTCATCCATGTACTAGTATTCTGCAATGGCAAGTCTCCCATTTTGAGTAGAGTGATCAAGTGTAAAATCactgtacataaaatatttaaaatatttcctgCACAATACAGAATAAAGACAGCCTGTAATTTAGAGATTTGGAGCTATAGCCTTCCAAGTGACATGTCTGTTccatgttatatattttttattgtggGAAGTAGTTCGACTGAACTTCTAGCTATGTATAGGGAAACTTGGCTCGGCTATGATTTATCAAGCTCAAGCTTGTTTACTTTGTAATGAGGTGCCCTGTGTGCCTATAAGTTAGTCTTTCAATTGGTCAACTCTGTACATTATGGAAGTCAACATCGGACCTTTCATTGCCCGTCTAATACAGGGCGAGGTAGTGAGGTAACGAAGTTGCAAAGCCAGATAATGAGGTTGCGACGCGAGGTAGCGAGGTGAGTAACGAAGTAGCGAGGTGGAGTTATATCCTTGTCCCGCTGCTTCGCTATCTCACTGCGGCGCAAACTTGCTACCTTGGCCTTTCTAATAAAGGCCTTACAAAGGTTTAGCGAGGCAGCAAGATGTCTTCTACTGGTTTCcatagtaaatttatttattcatttgattggtgttttacgacctactcaagaatatttcacttatacgacgcagtcagcattatagtaggaggaaaacggacaaaatccacgaccatccgcaggttgttggcagaccttcccacgtaaagtcggaggaagccagcacgagctggatttgaactccgcATAGGtaggagactcctgggtcattgcgccgtgctggcttGCTAGCcctcctcggccacggaggccccgccacAGTAAATGGTTTGCCTATTAAATACTAGTACCAAGCAATGAAGTAAATGGTAAATGGTTCACATGCCGGTTTCCAAGTATGTAATAGGAAAATACGCCGATTTATATAGCTATATACCGGAGAAAATGGCTAATCAGTGGCATGTCTTGTTTGAAGCTTTATAGTCTACTCTGTATCAGAGAAAGTAGCTAGTTCATAAAATGACTGTTTCAAACTGAGTACAGTGGTTTTGTACTCTGTACTGGATAAAGTGGCTCTTTCATAACATGCGTTTTTCAGTTCAAGCTTTGTGCTCCGCTACTAGAGACACTGACTCGCGCATGATATGCCCGGCTGAGGCTTATTTAAGGATCTAACATTACCAGTTTCATGCTGTATATACTTAAGATAGAACTAGGACTTCCTAGCCCCTTCAAGCCTCTAGCAGGAGTGTACTCTGTAATCCAGAACTTGACCCGGCTGTAAAGTAGACGTATCTATCCAAACCTGAGTACTGCTCAGCTATGTAAGGTCTATTTTTCCATCAAGAAGGACTAAGTGCCTTCGATAGCAGGAATGCGTGCGTCTATTTTTGGAGGTTCGAATTggaacaaataaattttcagtAATCTATGAACAGAGAGGGCACAGTTTTCCAACGAATCAGCCTTCTGCGCCAAAACATTTTACACGAAACGAGAGCACAAACGTTGAATACAACATTGACGGCTAAACATCGGTGATGTAGATCTGCATGTTTAAATTTAAGCTAATTAACAACACTTGATTCGTGGATATATTTCATCACAAACCCGGACTACCTTAGTGTGTGTGTTAATGTCCTCAGCAAATTCTCTTTTCGTAGAATGGGCAATATGTTGCTTCAGCTCTGCACGCTTCCATTCCACATAACCATCCATACCATTATGTTGCTTCAGCTCTGCACGCTTCCATTCCACATAACCATCCATACCATTATGTTGCTTCAGCTCTGCACACTTCCATTCCACATAACCATCCATACCATTAAGTTGCTTCAGCTCTGCACGCTTCCATTCCGTATAACCATCCATACCATTATGTTGCTTCAGCTCTGCACGCTTCCATTCCACATAACCATCCATACCATTATGTTGCTTCAGCTCTGCACGCTTCCATTCCACATAACCATCCATACCATTATGTTGCTTCAGCTCTGCACACTTCCATTCCACATAACCATCCATACCATTATGTTTCTTGAGGTCTGCACACTTCCATTCCACATAACCATCCATACCATTATGTTTCTTGAGGTCTGCACACTTCCATTCCACATAACCATCCATACCATTATGTTTCTTGAGGTATGCACACTTAAATTCCACATAACCATCCATACCATTATGTTTCTTGAGGTCTGCACACTTTCATTCCACATAACCAGTAACACCATTATGTTGTTCCAGCTCTGAACACTTTTATACCCTATAACCATTCACACCATTATGTTGTTCCAGCTCTGCACACTTCCATTCCACATAACCATCCATACAATTATGTTTCTTGAGGTCTGCACACTTTCATTCCACATAACCATTAACACCATTATGTTGTTCCAGCTCTGCACACTTTTATACCCTATAACCATTCACACCATTATGTTGTTCCAGCTCTGCACACTTTTATACCCTATAACCTTTCACACCATTATGTTTCTTGAGGTCTGTACGCTTCCGTGTTATATAATAATTCACACTATTAAGACGTGTGGAATGTAAAATTTAGCTACACTCTTCAGCTTAAGAATTTTTGGGTACAGGCTCATCTTTTTGTGGTGTAAATAACTActttaaatttatattaaattcATGCCGTTAACTATCACGAAATCCGTCATTTTATTTCTACACCAAGAAGTGCAGCTGAAGCTGAGACAGCGTTGACTAGGTTTGGACCAATGGCAGTAAAGGCCGCTATAGGGAATTTTGACGTTTCCAATCATTTTGAATTAGACGTTATAGAACTAGGACATCACAGGTCAGCATGTCGTAGTTACCTATAACGTTCAGTATTTATTTTGactgctttttaaaaaaaacagcatattcATGCATCCGCCTGTTAAAATTCACTGTAGTATATGTGGCTGAGCGTAGAGAAAGAGAAACCAATACTGAGCtgattatatgtacattgaGGCTTGGAgattctgtgtacatatatcccACTCAGCGAGAACTGGTGAACACCAAACGAACGATGAGGCGTAAATATATCCTCCCTTGCCTGTTCATTCGCTTGCGTTCTCGTGAATCTTAATACCACGGCATTTTAACACATGTGGCTGCAATTAAAACGGCCATACGTGCCGTGCAGGTTAGTACTCCATGTCAGCCTACTGCTAGCGCCTATGAACACTGCACAGTGACTATATGAACACACTCAAGAAGCACTTGGCATGAAAAGATACCTTTATCCACTTGTAAAGAAAcgaaaacaaactaaaaacaaacTTACCAGCTACAATTCTGGCAAAAGCACGATGATCTTCCACTTCCTCTCTGAATCTTCCGCTTCTCTTGAACAGCCTGATGAGCCAAGGACTGTATGTATTAGTGACGTGTCTTCACGTGCATGTGACGTAGATCATTCTGAACTTTGGGACTACCAATGAAGACATAAATACAGCTTACAGTAGGAGAGTAGCTTTAGTCTGGGGTGTGTTACGGTATGTTCTTTGTGTTGTGTGTATTTTCAGTGAAGAAGCCAACAAGAGCTGTTCAGTTTCACGAAGGGACTGTGCATATTCTCCACTGCCTCACCCAGAGGCCTCACTTAGCTCAGTATTCATGTTCTATTGCCTTCGATTACTGTGGAAACACAACTGGCACGGTAAATGCAGAAGACGTGGTCTTCATCAAAGAGCGTTCTAGAGTGCATTCATTTTCGGTCACATACGTGTAGTAAATTTGcccacttgtcaaaaatgtatgCCAGCATTTCCAAACGTTCTGGTTTTGCCACTCCATtccaaaaacatatataaaaaccTAGGATGACTATCCTTTTTGAGCCCTTGTTGCTGTAAGTGAAGTTTTTAGTTTTTTATACTTTGAatggatgtatgtatggttgggatttcgtgtcgtacgtcacaattattcagtcatttGTAGACAAAGAGTAATTacgtgagtgagtgaatgactgCATTGGGTTTAACAGGAGCTAAACCAGTAGACAGCTAAAACAGCTAAAAAAGCAGTAAACAGTAGACAGCTGATCAAACTGTGCAGCTCCTCATATGGcaaaagggggcctccgtggctcagtaggtcagcgccctagcgcagcgtaatgacccaggagcctctcaccaatgcagtcaatgtgagctcaagtccagctcatgccggcttcctctccggccgtacgtgggaaggtgtgttagcaacctacagatggtcgtgggtttccgccgggctctgcccggtttccccccaccataatgcttgccgccgtcgtataagtgaaatattcttgagtaaggtgtcaaacaccaatcaaataaataaataaatcatatggcAAAAAGGAGCACAAACTAGTGACACCTACGGATTTTGACACGACATAATTTCGTTATTTCGCCTTATTGAACATAAAATGCCATGAACTCTATGGCATTCCTTTACAGTGAAGGGTTTTCTTTCAGGAAAATTCTATTCTGTGAGTTACGTCAGGCCGTTTGAAAAAGACATGCCCTGCCTCAAACTCGTTAAATCTACCGACTGACAGCCCTATTTGACTTTCACTACGGATCTAATAAACGTTCTCAGCGCTTGATGAAGTCCACATTCTATTATCTGTAACCAGGAAAAACAGTCTTATTGTCTCAGACATTGTTGTGTTTAATATTTGGAAGACAGGCCACGAGGAAGTCCGGgaagtcgtgggtttcccccgggctctgcccggctacctcccaccataatgctggccgccgtcgtataagtgaaatattcttgagcacggcgtaaaacaccaatcaaataaataaataaatatagcttaTTTGGTAACAGGAATCAGTTCAAAACACTTGCCATGCAGCCAAGACGCCTGCCACAAAACCCGCCGCTAAATATATGTGCGTATTGGCTCTGTGCTTAATTACCTTAATCCAAAAGAAGCCTGTTAACATCAAAGAATATGTGTTAATGAGATAAACTGTGCATTTTAACCACACTTCTAACGTTTGACTCAACCATTGATAAAAGTGGCAGTTGAGCTGATTACACGAAGCTGATCGTTTGAAATGCTGACGTTAAAGGTACAGAAAATTGAATTTAGTTCAATTCTCTTTTGTACATACCAAGGTTGTATTTTATATGCCTTCTTGTTATAAAATGCAGTAAAGTTATACCAGTCCAGCATAATACAAGGTCCAAAATCGCAAATTGAAAAACAAAGCTACCGCTTTTCAGTAAGCTTACATTTCTTTCCCTAACAGGCTGAAATGACTTAGTGagaattaaaaattaataaaaaatagttTCTATGCTCTTTGAGGCCACACAGGTTGCATAGGCATACTGTCGCATAACTCATTCCAGTCATTCTTATGGTCATGCCTGTCATATATATTGGAAATCTGCGCGTGGCTTGGGAAAATCTGTCAATAACTTCGCCTTTTTTTCTAATGTCTGGGCCTTGTGTGAGATGGATAACAGTCTTAGGTAACGTATTTTCGAAACATTGGACTTAAGATTTCAAACTAACTCCAATCGGTATTTTTTTTTCGGTACATATTTACCTCGCCTGCACTGTTCACAATGTTCACAGATGCTCTCTTGCTTCGTCATTCACGAGTGTCTATTGAAAATATCGATGACAAACACATGTTTCGGAGTAAAGCCacaaatttacataaaacagGTAACACACAGATGTCTTCTTGCTACGTCATTCAAGAGTGCCTACAGAAAGTATCGATGGCAAACGCGAGTTGCGGGGTAAAGCCACAAACTGATAAAAAACAGTTAACACACATATGTCGTCTTACTACGTCATTCACGAGTGCCTACAGAAATTATCGATGGCAAACGCGAGTTTCGAGGTAAAGCcacaaactgataaaaaaaacagttaacacACAGGTATCTTCTTGCTACGTCAT is a genomic window containing:
- the LOC135472865 gene encoding putative amine oxidase [copper-containing] encodes the protein MVSEYPQRRHGCWKECGILCGILVVGLAVALAVVLVLSHKELEEKAIPHCASGDENIDISEQDNPRVFSDLTTAELRSVMSYLHQQNELHLAKATLAGMNTSFIYLVELNIPNKTVTLNHLDKKGEAPERRAKVVIFRRDLAVPCIQEYEVGPLPIPTFHSIMYKNGKGCVPFAYRPITFVEFGAVYENIFIGEVEKKGRQLLLESFDATFTNCGKKCLTFYPTTVSTSNFGKVTRNFWFSINQHAGYHLLHPLDFKIMVNLDSKDSSGYKLVRVWYNQRLFDSMDELVSAYNNNDVKKLKVTFPEAGDFSSLHQRGKSFPTKSLRSPIQVEPDGKRYTIKGQHVEYMGWAFEYRMSTTTGPMLFDVRYQGERIAYEISLQEIAVFYSGSNPAQRFADYVDSMARLGIASRALVPGTDCPEHSVFIPSRHLTEDSTEPVVYENAFCIFEQATGVPLRRHHSYMKHHGSFYGGMMDDVLIMRSIITVANYDYIFDFIFHQNGAVEVKAISTGYIVSSAFSPSENKYGFQIHDNIVGNVHHHLFNFKVDVDILGTSNRFETLDFKIESAPNDEFSTLKSAQTYEQVYFQSNVRTTEKTAAYKFNFDQPKYMLFNNDKFKTKHGVPRSYRITIGGMSKQTLSENRGHESSITWARYQMAVTKYKDVEKQSSSLFAAWDAHDPVVRFQDFLDDDESIVDEDLVAWITMGIHHIPHTEDLPITTTPGAHLQFFLLPYNYFTEDPSMGSKNAVYMELKQASDNSPPTVEIERYGYGGEPRCVQQNYNVHQKIKDDPASMFEL